TGCACCTGAAAGAGGCGGCGGCGCTGCTAGGCGTATCGGAAATGACCGTCCGCCGTGATGTCGCCGACAACCCTGGACTGTTCGGATATCTGGGCGGGCATATCGTACCGGCCGCCGAGATCGAAGGTGATGCGCCCTACGAGCTTGCCCGCGCGGCCGACATTCACGCCGGCGCCAAGCGGCAGGCTTGCATTCATGCCGCCCGGCACATTCGCCCCGATGAGACGATTTTCATCGATTGTGGTACGACGCTGGAATACCTGGTCGAGCTGATACCGGACGATTACTCAATCACGGCGATATGTTATTCCATGAACACGGCCGAAAGGCTGACGCGGAAAACAAATCTCCGCATGGTAATGCTGGGCGGCGTCTATCACCCGTCGTCGGCTTCCTTTTCCGGCGCGCCTGGAATCGCGACCCTCGACCAGCTCGGCATCAATGTCGCCTTTCTTTCGGCGGCCGGAATCGACCCGGCTAGGGGAGCGACCTGCGTCCATTTCCACGAGGTGCCGGTCAAGCAAAAGGTAATTTCGCTGGCGCGCGAGAATTACCTCGTCGCCGACAGCAGCAAGCTCGGCAAGCTGAAGGCGGCTTTCTTTGCTCCGCCCAGTGCTTTCCGGTCGCTTATCACAGAAGACGGCGAAACCGCGTTGGCCGCCGATTTGATGCCTGTGCCGGGAATGTATGAGAGCGGACAACCCCGCCTTGACAGGCGGCGGAAATGATGAAAGTTTAACAAATATCTTGTTAGTAAACTAACATTCTGTTGTTCGCTCTTTGAAGCGCGCCGCCGGTGGTCCGGGAAGAGGGAGAAATCGGTTGGAAGACCTTGCTCTGAAAAGCGCGGCGGTGCACCCCGCCGGCGCGGGCCATAACTGGCCGCGCAATGACGGTGTAGAGCTCGACCTATCCTGGGTGCTCGATCAGCGCGTTAATCTCTCTGCGGCAGAGCGCCGCGTTCAGACGCTGCCTGGCCGGCGCACCGTCAAGAAGGACGCGCAGGCCGCCTGGCTCTTGAAAGCCGTCACCTGCATCGATCTCACGACGCTCAACGGCGACGATACGACCGAGCGCGTCAAACGCCTCTGCGCCAAGGCGCGCCAGCCGGTGCGTCAGGACATTCTCGACGCGCTCGGCATGGGCGATCGAGGCATCACGACCGGGGCGATCTGTGTCTATCATCGCTTCGTTTCGACCGCGGTGGAGGCCCTGGAGGGTTCCGGCATTCCCGTGGCGGCAGTGTCCACGGGCTTTCCGGCCGGTCTCGTCCCGCACGACGTGAAGCTCAGGGAAATCAAGGCCTCGGTTGCGGATGGTGCTCGGGAAATCGACATCGTCATCACACGCGAGCACGTGCTGACCGGAAATTGGCAGGCGCTCTACGACGAAATGCGGGATTTCCGTGCGGCCTGTGGCGATGCGCATGTCAAGGCAATCCTCGCGACCGGCGATCTCAAGACGCTTCGCAACGTCGCGCGGGCTTCGCTCGTCTGCATGATGGCGGGCGCCGACTTCATCAAGACGTCGACCGGAAAAGAAGGGGTGAACGCGACCCTGCTCGTCACCCTCGCCATGCTCAGGATGATCAGGGCCTATGAGGAGAGGACCGGTATCAAGGTCGGCTACAAGCCGGCCGGCGGCATTTCCGTCGCGAAGGATGTGCTGAACTACCAGTTCCTGATGAAGGAAGAGCTTGGGCGGGAATGGCTCGAACCGGACCTTTTCCGCGTCGGGGCATCGAGCCTGCTCGCCGACATCGAGCGCCAGCTCGAACATCATGTCAGCGGCGCCTATTCGGCCCTCAACAGACACCCGATCGGATAATCAGATGAGCGTTGCCAATTTCTTCGACGAAATGTCCTATGGCCCGGCCCCCGAAGCCGATACCGAGGCGCGCGCCTGGCTCGCTCGGCATGAAGGCAAGCTCGGCCACTTCATAAACGGCGCATTCGTCGGTTCAGCATCAGGCAAATCCTTCGACACGTTCGAGCCCGCAACGGGCAAATTGCTCGCGAAAATCGCACATGGCGGGCGCGACGACGTGAACGCGGCGGTGGCGGCAGCGCGCAAGGCGCAGGGCCCGTGGGCAAAGCTCTCCGGACATGCCCGCGCCCGGCACCTCTATGCGCTCGCGCGCCTGATTCAGCGCCATGCGCGCCTGATCGCCGTCGTCGAAGCGCTCGACAACGGCAAGCCGATCCGGGAAACGCGCGACATCGACATACCGCTTGCCGCTCGCCATTTCTATCATCATGCCGGCTGGGCACAGCTGCAGGAGACGGAATTCGCCGACCAGGTGCCCGTGGGCGTTGTCGGACAGGTCATCCCCTGGAACTTCCCCTTCCTGATGCTCGCCTGGAAGGTTGCGCCGGCGCTGGCGCTCGGCAATTCCGTCATCCTGAAGCCTGCGGAGTTTACGCCCTTGACGGCGCTGCTCTTCGCGGAGCTTGCCGCTGCAGCGGGTCTCCCCCCGGGCGTGCTGAACGTGGTGACGGGCGAGGGCGAGACGGGGGCGCTGATCGTCGAGCACGAGGATATCGACAAGATCGCCTTTACCGGCTCGACCGAAGTCGGACGCCTCATCCGCGAGAAGACAGCGGGGAGCGGCAAGTCGCTGACGCTGGAGCTTGGCGGCAAGTCGCCCTTCATCGTCTTTGACGATGCCGATATCGACGCGGCGGTCGAAGGCGTCGTGGATGCGATCTGGTTCAATCAGGGCCAGGTCTGCTGCGCCGGTTCACGCCTTCTGGTGCAGGAGGGCGTGGCGCCGGTCTTTCATGACCGGTTGAAGCGGCGCATGGAGACGCTCCGCGTCGGTCATCCGCTCGACAAGGCGATCGATATGGCGGCGATCGTCGCGCCGGTGCAGTTGCAGCGAATCGAAGAGCTGGTGGCGAAGGGCGTCGCCGAAGGCGCATCGATGCATCAGCCGAAGATCGAACTCCCGAAGGGCGGCAGCTTCTTTCGGCCGACGCTGTTGACCGGCGTCCAGCCGACTTCCGTCGTCGCGACCGAGGAAATCTTCGGGCCGGTGGCCGTATCGATGACCTTCCGTACGCCGGAGGAGGCGATCCAGCTTGCAAATCATAGCCGCTACGGCCTTGCCGCGAGCGTCTGGAGCGAAACGATCGGTCTTGCCCTGCATGTTGCCGCAAAGCTTGCGGCCGGTGTCGTCTGGGTCAATGCGACCAACCTCTTCGATGCGTCGAGCGGCTTCGGCGGAAAGCGCGAATCCGGCTTCGGCCGTGAGGGCGGGCGAGAGGGCTGCTACGAATATCTGAAGCCGAAGGCCTGGATGGGGCGCAAGCTGCGCCCCGAACACGGCTTGCCGGCCCCGAAGCAGGCCGCCGGTGATTTCGCCGTTCCGGCGCTCGATCGCACTGCCAAGCTCTTCGTCGGCGGCAAGCAGGCGCGGCCGGACGGGAACTATTCGCGGCCCGTGCTTTCCCCGAAAGGCAAGGTGATCGGCGAAGTCGGCGAGGGCAACCGCAAGGATATCCGCAATGCCGTCGTTGCGGCGCGGGGCGCCTCGGGCTGGTCTTCGGCAACAGCGCATAACCGCGCCCAGATCCTCTATTA
The sequence above is drawn from the Sinorhizobium meliloti genome and encodes:
- a CDS encoding DeoR/GlpR family DNA-binding transcription regulator, with protein sequence MASRRETRIATLSDALSARRVVHLKEAAALLGVSEMTVRRDVADNPGLFGYLGGHIVPAAEIEGDAPYELARAADIHAGAKRQACIHAARHIRPDETIFIDCGTTLEYLVELIPDDYSITAICYSMNTAERLTRKTNLRMVMLGGVYHPSSASFSGAPGIATLDQLGINVAFLSAAGIDPARGATCVHFHEVPVKQKVISLARENYLVADSSKLGKLKAAFFAPPSAFRSLITEDGETALAADLMPVPGMYESGQPRLDRRRK
- the deoC gene encoding deoxyribose-phosphate aldolase, with protein sequence MEDLALKSAAVHPAGAGHNWPRNDGVELDLSWVLDQRVNLSAAERRVQTLPGRRTVKKDAQAAWLLKAVTCIDLTTLNGDDTTERVKRLCAKARQPVRQDILDALGMGDRGITTGAICVYHRFVSTAVEALEGSGIPVAAVSTGFPAGLVPHDVKLREIKASVADGAREIDIVITREHVLTGNWQALYDEMRDFRAACGDAHVKAILATGDLKTLRNVARASLVCMMAGADFIKTSTGKEGVNATLLVTLAMLRMIRAYEERTGIKVGYKPAGGISVAKDVLNYQFLMKEELGREWLEPDLFRVGASSLLADIERQLEHHVSGAYSALNRHPIG
- a CDS encoding aldehyde dehydrogenase family protein — protein: MSVANFFDEMSYGPAPEADTEARAWLARHEGKLGHFINGAFVGSASGKSFDTFEPATGKLLAKIAHGGRDDVNAAVAAARKAQGPWAKLSGHARARHLYALARLIQRHARLIAVVEALDNGKPIRETRDIDIPLAARHFYHHAGWAQLQETEFADQVPVGVVGQVIPWNFPFLMLAWKVAPALALGNSVILKPAEFTPLTALLFAELAAAAGLPPGVLNVVTGEGETGALIVEHEDIDKIAFTGSTEVGRLIREKTAGSGKSLTLELGGKSPFIVFDDADIDAAVEGVVDAIWFNQGQVCCAGSRLLVQEGVAPVFHDRLKRRMETLRVGHPLDKAIDMAAIVAPVQLQRIEELVAKGVAEGASMHQPKIELPKGGSFFRPTLLTGVQPTSVVATEEIFGPVAVSMTFRTPEEAIQLANHSRYGLAASVWSETIGLALHVAAKLAAGVVWVNATNLFDASSGFGGKRESGFGREGGREGCYEYLKPKAWMGRKLRPEHGLPAPKQAAGDFAVPALDRTAKLFVGGKQARPDGNYSRPVLSPKGKVIGEVGEGNRKDIRNAVVAARGASGWSSATAHNRAQILYYIAENLSSRGAEFADRIAAMTGASAANARAEVEASIARLFSYGAWADKYEGTVHQPPLRGVALAMPEPQGVVGVICPPEAPLLGLVSLVAPLIAVGNRVVAVPSEAHPLAATDFYSVLETSDVPPGVINIVTGSAIELAKALAAHNDVDALWAFGSPELSTLVEKLSVGNLKRTFVDYGKAIDWTDRSAAEGQAFLRRAVDVKNIWIPYGE